One Candidatus Paceibacterota bacterium genomic window carries:
- the gnd gene encoding decarboxylating 6-phosphogluconate dehydrogenase, with translation MKKEIGYIGLGRMGKNMVFRLLGAGWNIVAYNRSPESVKEVGAKGAVGTSSIKELVSKLPTPRVVWIMVSHQAVDEVINEVAPMLEKGDLIVDGGNSPYRESMRRAKELNAKGIEFLDIGVSGGPGGSLNGACMMVGGKKELYDKFDGVGFFKDTCKPEGWGHFGPSGAGHFVKMVHNGIEYGMMQAIAEGFDLMRHSKEFNNLDLEKITEVYSHGSVVTSSLVSWMNDGYKKYGKDLNEISGKASASGEGHWTVEAGKRENIPMPVIQASLDAREASQKKPSYQGKVVSTMRGEFGQHPVKRSPDEPEVL, from the coding sequence ATGAAAAAAGAAATAGGCTATATTGGGCTTGGGAGAATGGGGAAAAATATGGTTTTTCGATTGTTAGGTGCAGGTTGGAACATCGTCGCTTATAATCGAAGTCCGGAAAGCGTCAAAGAAGTAGGGGCAAAAGGCGCTGTCGGAACATCCAGTATAAAAGAATTAGTCTCCAAACTTCCTACTCCTCGTGTTGTATGGATAATGGTTTCTCATCAAGCGGTTGATGAAGTGATAAATGAAGTGGCGCCAATGCTTGAAAAAGGTGATTTGATAGTGGATGGTGGAAATTCTCCGTACCGAGAATCAATGCGCCGAGCTAAAGAATTAAATGCCAAAGGAATTGAATTTTTGGATATCGGCGTTTCTGGCGGACCTGGGGGATCACTCAATGGCGCTTGTATGATGGTGGGTGGAAAAAAAGAATTGTATGATAAATTTGATGGTGTAGGATTTTTTAAAGATACTTGCAAGCCGGAAGGTTGGGGGCATTTTGGTCCGTCCGGAGCGGGACATTTCGTGAAAATGGTTCACAACGGCATAGAATATGGAATGATGCAGGCTATCGCAGAAGGGTTTGACCTCATGCGTCACTCAAAAGAATTTAATAATTTAGATTTGGAAAAAATAACAGAAGTGTATTCTCATGGAAGCGTGGTTACCTCGAGTTTGGTTTCATGGATGAATGATGGATATAAAAAATATGGGAAAGATTTAAATGAAATTTCCGGCAAAGCTTCTGCTTCCGGAGAAGGCCATTGGACAGTGGAAGCAGGGAAGAGAGAAAATATTCCTATGCCTGTTATTCAAGCGTCCCTCGATGCGAGAGAGGCCTCACAGAAAAAACCATCCTATCAAGGAAAAGTAGTTTCTACTATGCGTGGAGAGTTTGGCCAACATCCCGTCAAAAGATCTCCCGACGAACCGGAGGTGTTGTAA
- a CDS encoding DUF378 domain-containing protein, which yields MNKLNVLDWLALVLVIVGGLNWGLVGAMNFDLVATIFGDMSVLSRIIYVLVGISAVYLVFVCSKFSRK from the coding sequence ATGAATAAACTTAATGTTCTCGACTGGCTTGCGCTCGTTTTGGTGATAGTAGGAGGTCTTAACTGGGGTCTCGTAGGTGCTATGAATTTTGACCTTGTTGCCACAATATTTGGCGACATGTCTGTTCTTTCTCGTATAATATATGTATTAGTGGGCATTTCTGCAGTATATCTTGTTTTTGTATGTTCCAAGTTTTCTAGAAAATAA